A stretch of the Bacteroidota bacterium genome encodes the following:
- the dut gene encoding dUTP diphosphatase: MKIKIINKSKHALPSYATMASAGMDLRANLESPIVLKSLERFLVPTGLFIELPMGYEAQIRPRSGFAAKHGITVLNSPGTIDADYRGEIKVILVNLSNADFTIQDGERVAQMVISKHEQAEWMEVEELLETERGAGGFGSTGKK; encoded by the coding sequence GTGAAAATCAAAATCATAAACAAGTCAAAGCACGCGCTTCCATCCTATGCTACAATGGCTTCTGCTGGAATGGATTTGAGAGCAAATCTGGAATCGCCAATTGTTTTAAAATCTCTTGAACGGTTTTTAGTTCCGACAGGATTATTCATTGAACTTCCCATGGGGTATGAAGCGCAAATTCGTCCGCGCTCCGGGTTTGCGGCAAAACACGGAATCACCGTTCTGAATTCACCCGGAACAATTGATGCGGATTACCGCGGAGAAATAAAAGTGATTCTTGTGAATTTATCGAATGCGGATTTTACTATACAAGATGGGGAGCGCGTTGCACAAATGGTGATTTCAAAACACGAACAAGCCGAGTGGATGGAGGTGGAAGAACTTTTGGAAACAGAAAGAGGCGCTGGCGGTTTTGGCAGCACCGGCAAAAAATAA
- a CDS encoding DUF4292 domain-containing protein — MKQYLKIVLFILPFLFACKTKKNIPHRPERCRLDYKSSRTLTRLLQENQTKFSTFAGKAKVKVVIDEKETEFNVALRMKKDSVIWATISVMGIEGIRFLATKDSIKFFDRRGKYYVGGYDTLTKTLKTEIDLEILQSLLIGNNVEFYEEDEKLRPGIDSCRYFLGTIRKRKLRKVMVKGKELKEPAQSIWMLDSTFKITRILFREFGSGREFDAHFTDFQNVDLPEGEVKNISVPFDLTFFIKTNNIITVHLEYTKASANKPQNFPFTIPEGYERIEKK; from the coding sequence GTGAAGCAATATTTAAAAATAGTTTTATTCATTCTTCCTTTTCTATTTGCCTGCAAAACGAAAAAAAATATTCCGCACCGCCCGGAGAGATGCCGGCTGGATTATAAAAGTTCCAGAACCCTTACTCGTCTTCTGCAAGAAAATCAAACGAAGTTTTCAACTTTCGCAGGGAAAGCAAAAGTAAAAGTTGTCATTGACGAAAAAGAAACCGAATTCAATGTGGCACTGCGGATGAAAAAAGATAGCGTTATCTGGGCTACGATTTCAGTTATGGGCATTGAAGGAATTCGATTTTTAGCTACAAAAGATAGTATTAAATTTTTTGATCGAAGAGGAAAATATTATGTTGGCGGATATGATACGCTTACAAAAACTCTGAAGACAGAAATTGATTTGGAAATTCTTCAGTCATTACTGATAGGAAACAATGTGGAGTTTTACGAAGAAGACGAAAAATTAAGACCAGGAATTGATTCGTGCCGGTATTTTCTCGGCACCATTCGAAAACGAAAACTAAGAAAAGTAATGGTGAAAGGAAAAGAACTGAAAGAACCTGCGCAAAGCATCTGGATGCTCGACAGCACTTTTAAGATTACCAGAATATTGTTCAGAGAATTTGGCTCTGGAAGAGAATTTGATGCACACTTTACTGATTTTCAAAATGTGGATTTGCCCGAAGGAGAAGTAAAAAATATTTCTGTTCCGTTTGATTTGACTTTTTTCATAAAGACAAATAATATTATCACAGTGCATCTTGAATACACAAAAGCCAGCGCCAATAAACCGCAGAACTTTCCGTTTACCATTCCTGAAGGATATGAAAGGATTGAAAAGAAATAG
- a CDS encoding NTP transferase domain-containing protein: MKVIIPMAGMGKRMRPHTLTIPKPLIPIAGKPMVQRIVQDLAKICPEKISEVAFVISRAFGSDAEKNLFAVAENLGAKGKIYYQDEPLGTAHAILCAKDSLDGKTLIAFADTLFIPDLNAKVDTTKDGIIWVQKISDPRQFGVVKLDKDGFITDFVEKPQTFISDLAIIGIYYFKDGAYLKKEMQYLIDNTIKEKGEYQLTNAMENMKKKGTKFITSRVAEWLDCGNKDATVYTNKRILETYYENGKSSNPKVDASSKIISPCFIGENVQIKNSAIGPFASIGDNTVIENSTIENSIVQTNSKIKNAKLSNSMLGNFVEFSGNSNDASVGDYSIIKN; encoded by the coding sequence ATGAAAGTAATTATTCCAATGGCGGGAATGGGAAAACGGATGCGTCCGCACACGCTCACTATTCCAAAACCGCTGATTCCGATTGCAGGCAAGCCAATGGTGCAGCGCATTGTGCAAGACCTTGCAAAAATTTGTCCGGAAAAAATTTCAGAAGTAGCATTTGTTATTTCGCGCGCATTCGGAAGTGATGCGGAAAAAAATCTTTTTGCCGTTGCTGAAAACTTAGGCGCGAAAGGAAAAATTTATTATCAGGATGAACCGCTCGGCACCGCGCACGCAATTCTTTGCGCGAAAGATTCTTTGGATGGAAAAACTTTAATTGCTTTTGCCGACACGCTTTTCATTCCCGACTTGAACGCAAAGGTTGATACAACCAAAGATGGAATCATTTGGGTGCAAAAAATTTCTGACCCGCGCCAGTTCGGTGTGGTGAAACTTGACAAGGATGGATTCATTACCGATTTTGTGGAAAAGCCGCAAACTTTCATCTCTGATTTGGCGATTATCGGAATTTATTATTTCAAAGATGGCGCTTACCTGAAAAAAGAAATGCAGTATCTCATAGACAATACTATAAAAGAGAAAGGCGAATACCAATTGACAAATGCAATGGAGAATATGAAAAAGAAAGGAACTAAATTCATTACTTCGCGAGTTGCCGAATGGCTCGATTGCGGAAATAAAGATGCAACCGTTTATACCAACAAAAGAATTTTGGAAACTTATTATGAAAATGGAAAAAGTTCCAACCCGAAAGTTGATGCGAGTTCAAAAATTATTTCTCCGTGTTTTATAGGAGAAAATGTTCAGATAAAAAATTCTGCCATTGGTCCGTTCGCTTCCATTGGAGATAACACCGTAATAGAAAATTCTACAATAGAAAATTCCATTGTGCAAACCAATTCTAAAATTAAGAACGCAAAACTTTCCAACTCCATGCTTGGAAATTTTGTGGAGTTTTCCGGCAATTCAAATGACGCAAGCGTGGGGGATTATTCCATAATTAAAAATTGA
- a CDS encoding toxin-antitoxin system YwqK family antitoxin, whose amino-acid sequence MKRILFSSSFLIFNFSFLISFAQPVITYWDKGEIKKKTEENFKNGIQHGKFSQWYQNGKLAREGNYAEGLEEGEWKKWFENGKQESVDNYSKGKLNGKTTIWHPNGQMAQISFYKFDQPDSAWQTWYDNGKKKSEENFLAKEVTNKWVSYKNGKFLYWYLNGNPSSEGFFKMDSLVGKFASYFEDAKKQSEGNYSKGNKNGTWNYWYSNGKPKEERKYLSDNNYLVMNFWTEDGIQKVKDGNGFYVFYDAVGIKLREGNLKEGREDSEWILWNREEWKEHSVTFKNGKKEGKCLNYFKSGKIKSEGNYSNDKKNGYWKFYREDGTLEMEGTLKDDLQTGKWIYWFENKNKEAEGYYKNDKQDSLWQYWYFKGALWKKGFYKDGKKNGKWEFFYKNGNKIEAGKFLDDKQDSLWISWYENGQKKDEGNFVRGVMNGKWMGWHDNGNKNYEGGYKDSVKTGIWNYWFSNGKLHQQGNYANGKQEGQWTYWYDTGIKESEGKFENGERDAKWIFYYETGGLYQETNYKYGKLAGEIKTWDESQKLISVGHYALSRPNEKSEWVSLKNGEWIFYDEKGNILRKEIYKSGVKQ is encoded by the coding sequence ATGAAACGCATTTTATTTTCCTCTTCATTTTTAATTTTTAATTTTTCATTTTTAATTTCTTTTGCTCAGCCCGTCATCACGTATTGGGATAAAGGCGAAATAAAAAAGAAAACCGAAGAGAATTTCAAAAACGGAATTCAACACGGAAAATTTTCACAGTGGTATCAGAATGGAAAACTTGCGCGCGAAGGAAATTATGCGGAGGGTTTGGAAGAAGGCGAATGGAAAAAATGGTTTGAGAATGGAAAGCAGGAGAGCGTTGATAATTATTCGAAAGGAAAACTGAACGGCAAAACAACTATCTGGCATCCGAACGGGCAAATGGCGCAAATAAGTTTTTACAAATTTGACCAGCCCGACAGCGCGTGGCAAACCTGGTACGATAACGGAAAAAAGAAAAGCGAGGAAAATTTTCTGGCGAAAGAAGTGACGAACAAATGGGTGAGTTACAAGAACGGAAAATTTTTGTATTGGTATTTGAATGGAAATCCATCGAGTGAAGGATTTTTCAAAATGGATTCGCTCGTGGGAAAATTCGCAAGTTATTTTGAAGACGCCAAAAAACAATCGGAAGGAAATTATTCGAAAGGAAATAAAAACGGAACATGGAATTACTGGTACAGCAATGGAAAGCCAAAAGAAGAAAGAAAATATTTATCAGACAATAATTATCTCGTCATGAATTTCTGGACAGAAGACGGAATTCAAAAAGTAAAAGATGGAAATGGCTTTTATGTTTTTTACGATGCAGTTGGAATAAAACTCCGCGAAGGAAACTTGAAAGAAGGAAGAGAAGATAGCGAATGGATTCTCTGGAACAGAGAAGAATGGAAAGAACATTCTGTAACTTTTAAAAATGGAAAGAAGGAAGGCAAGTGCCTAAATTATTTCAAGAGCGGAAAAATTAAGAGTGAAGGAAATTATTCGAACGATAAAAAAAACGGCTACTGGAAATTTTACCGCGAAGACGGAACGCTTGAAATGGAAGGAACATTAAAAGATGATTTGCAAACCGGCAAGTGGATTTACTGGTTCGAAAATAAAAATAAAGAAGCAGAAGGATATTATAAAAATGACAAGCAGGATTCTTTGTGGCAATATTGGTATTTCAAAGGCGCGTTATGGAAAAAAGGTTTTTACAAGGATGGAAAGAAAAATGGGAAGTGGGAATTTTTTTATAAGAACGGAAATAAAATTGAAGCCGGAAAATTTTTAGATGACAAGCAGGATAGTTTATGGATTTCGTGGTACGAGAACGGACAGAAAAAAGACGAAGGGAATTTTGTTCGCGGAGTGATGAATGGAAAATGGATGGGCTGGCATGATAACGGAAATAAAAATTATGAAGGCGGATACAAAGACAGTGTGAAAACCGGAATATGGAATTACTGGTTCAGCAATGGAAAACTACATCAGCAGGGAAATTATGCGAACGGAAAACAAGAAGGACAATGGACCTATTGGTACGATACCGGAATTAAAGAGAGCGAAGGAAAATTTGAAAATGGTGAGCGCGATGCAAAGTGGATTTTCTACTATGAAACTGGAGGATTATACCAGGAAACAAATTACAAATACGGAAAACTTGCGGGCGAAATAAAAACATGGGATGAAAGCCAAAAACTTATAAGTGTTGGGCATTATGCACTCTCCCGCCCGAATGAAAAATCGGAATGGGTGAGTTTAAAAAACGGGGAATGGATTTTTTACGATGAGAAAGGGAATATTCTTCGCAAAGAAATTTACAAGAGCGGAGTGAAGCAGTAA
- a CDS encoding tetratricopeptide repeat protein — MKKIVVNLFFVSAVIFVSGCKTPQPGTHTSADSKNEKLPLSFAEQKKLDINFTDGLIQKMQRNYPEAIDKFKKCLDVYPNHSASLYEIANILSEQHKCADAISYAQMAVSLDENNEWYRLLLAKCFMETSRFNEASSAFEKLVKKNPNKLDYYFLWASALLHAGKVKDAIDVYDQIEGMLGVTEDITLEKERIYLSQNQFDKAVAEAQKLINTNPHEVKYLRGLAELYLQNNKPDDAMQVCQKIFSLEPNDPETHLMLADYYESLNEDEKAFFHVKIAFENPDLDIDSKVKILIGYFNVPEKFKKERAQSDTLINILLRVHPHDAKTYSLQGDFLNRDGKSAEAREAFRKAIALDKTRYPLWQQTMVLDEQLGDFDAMEADSRQAIELFPSEPYSYIFNASANYQKKNYKQAIEAINNGKDYVAGDKKLLAQFYSILGDCYNATKEYKLSDDNYEKTINLDPENANVMNNWAYYLSLRNENLDKAEKMGLRANQLAKDNASYEDTYAWVLYKKREFDEAKRWQEKALEHGGEKNGTLMEHYGDILYQLGQKDKAFEYWQKAKATGKYSDFLDKKLSDKKMYE; from the coding sequence ATGAAAAAAATAGTTGTGAATCTGTTCTTCGTCTCGGCTGTAATTTTTGTTTCCGGCTGTAAAACCCCGCAGCCAGGCACTCACACTTCTGCGGATTCTAAAAACGAAAAACTTCCTTTGTCTTTTGCCGAACAAAAAAAACTCGATATAAATTTTACGGACGGATTGATTCAGAAAATGCAGAGAAATTATCCCGAAGCAATTGATAAATTCAAAAAATGCCTCGATGTTTATCCCAACCATTCTGCATCGCTGTATGAAATTGCAAATATTCTGAGTGAGCAGCATAAATGTGCCGATGCAATTTCGTATGCGCAGATGGCAGTTTCACTCGATGAAAACAACGAATGGTACCGGCTTCTGCTGGCAAAATGCTTTATGGAAACCAGCAGGTTCAATGAGGCTTCTTCCGCTTTTGAAAAACTCGTTAAGAAAAATCCAAACAAATTAGATTATTATTTTCTCTGGGCTTCTGCGCTTCTTCACGCAGGAAAAGTTAAAGATGCAATTGATGTGTATGACCAGATTGAAGGAATGCTTGGAGTGACAGAAGATATTACTTTGGAAAAAGAAAGAATTTACCTTTCGCAAAACCAATTTGACAAAGCAGTTGCCGAAGCGCAAAAATTAATCAACACAAATCCGCACGAAGTAAAATACCTGCGCGGGCTTGCCGAACTTTACCTGCAGAACAACAAGCCCGATGACGCCATGCAGGTTTGCCAGAAGATTTTTTCCCTTGAACCGAACGACCCGGAAACACATCTCATGCTGGCAGATTATTATGAATCGCTGAATGAAGATGAAAAAGCATTTTTTCATGTGAAGATTGCGTTTGAAAATCCCGACCTTGATATTGACAGCAAAGTAAAAATTCTCATAGGATATTTTAATGTTCCGGAAAAATTTAAAAAGGAAAGAGCGCAGTCCGATACGCTCATAAATATTCTTCTTCGCGTGCATCCGCACGATGCAAAAACTTATAGTTTGCAGGGCGATTTTCTGAACCGTGATGGAAAAAGTGCCGAAGCGCGCGAAGCATTTCGCAAAGCAATTGCGCTCGATAAAACCCGCTATCCTCTTTGGCAGCAAACCATGGTGCTCGATGAGCAGTTGGGCGATTTTGATGCGATGGAAGCCGACAGCCGACAGGCAATCGAATTATTTCCTTCTGAACCCTACTCGTATATTTTTAATGCGAGCGCCAACTATCAGAAGAAAAATTACAAGCAGGCGATAGAAGCCATTAACAATGGAAAAGATTATGTGGCCGGAGATAAAAAATTGCTCGCGCAGTTTTATTCCATTCTCGGAGATTGTTACAACGCAACCAAAGAATATAAACTCTCGGATGACAATTATGAAAAGACCATTAATCTTGACCCTGAAAACGCAAACGTGATGAACAACTGGGCATATTACCTTTCTCTTCGAAATGAAAATTTAGACAAGGCGGAAAAAATGGGGCTTCGCGCAAATCAATTGGCAAAAGACAATGCCTCGTATGAAGATACCTATGCGTGGGTGCTTTATAAGAAAAGAGAATTCGATGAAGCCAAGCGCTGGCAGGAAAAAGCGCTGGAACATGGCGGAGAAAAAAACGGAACGCTCATGGAACATTACGGAGATATTTTATACCAACTCGGGCAGAAAGACAAAGCATTTGAATATTGGCAGAAAGCAAAAGCCACCGGAAAATATTCTGACTTCCTTGACAAAAAACTTTCTGACAAAAAAATGTATGAATAA
- a CDS encoding aminotransferase class V-fold PLP-dependent enzyme, whose protein sequence is MIYLDYNSTTPVDPRVLEAMLPYFTEKFGNAASKTHSYGWIAEAAVEKAREQAAKLIHATPHEIIFTSGASEAINLAIKGVFENYSAKGNHIVTISTEHKAVLDTCKFLETKGAQVTYLPVNREGLIDLDELQKNISEKTILVCVMFANNETGVIQPISEISKIVHEKGSIFFSDATQAIGKINVDVESDGIDLLCMSGHKFYGAKGIGALYVRRKNPRVNLSPLIHGGGHERGLRSGTLNVPAIVGLGKASELAKKEMWNDAQKISELRTLLEQNLLDSGNVYVNGSIKHRLPNTTNLSFQNIKADSFIAKLPDIAVATGSACTSAVPEPSHVLKAMGISDEMAYSSIRFSLGKFTTKEEIETVIKKVKEKIIELRK, encoded by the coding sequence ATGATTTACCTCGATTACAATTCCACAACGCCTGTTGACCCGCGCGTACTGGAAGCAATGCTTCCTTACTTCACAGAAAAATTTGGGAACGCGGCAAGCAAAACTCATTCGTATGGATGGATTGCAGAAGCGGCAGTGGAAAAAGCACGGGAGCAAGCTGCAAAACTAATTCATGCAACTCCGCACGAAATAATTTTTACTTCAGGTGCAAGCGAAGCAATCAATCTTGCCATCAAAGGAGTTTTTGAAAATTATTCTGCGAAAGGCAATCACATTGTCACTATTTCCACTGAACACAAAGCCGTTCTTGATACTTGTAAATTTCTTGAAACGAAAGGCGCGCAGGTAACTTATCTTCCGGTGAACCGGGAAGGATTAATTGATTTGGATGAACTGCAAAAAAATATTTCAGAAAAAACAATTTTGGTTTGCGTGATGTTTGCAAACAATGAAACAGGAGTGATTCAACCCATCAGCGAGATTTCAAAAATTGTTCATGAGAAAGGGTCCATATTTTTTTCGGATGCCACACAAGCCATTGGAAAAATAAATGTGGATGTTGAAAGTGATGGAATTGATTTGCTTTGCATGAGCGGACATAAATTTTATGGCGCGAAAGGAATTGGCGCTTTGTATGTGCGAAGAAAAAATCCCCGCGTGAATTTATCTCCGCTCATTCACGGTGGCGGGCACGAACGCGGATTGCGAAGCGGAACGCTGAATGTTCCTGCTATTGTCGGGCTCGGAAAAGCAAGCGAACTTGCGAAAAAAGAAATGTGGAATGACGCGCAAAAAATTTCAGAACTCAGAACTTTGCTTGAACAAAATCTTTTGGACTCGGGAAATGTGTATGTGAACGGAAGCATCAAACATCGTTTGCCAAATACAACTAATTTATCTTTTCAAAATATAAAAGCTGATTCGTTTATAGCAAAACTTCCGGACATTGCTGTGGCAACCGGCTCCGCCTGCACCTCTGCAGTTCCTGAACCTTCGCACGTTTTGAAAGCGATGGGAATCTCAGATGAAATGGCATATTCATCTATAAGATTTTCATTGGGAAAATTTACAACGAAAGAAGAAATAGAAACCGTAATAAAAAAAGTGAAAGAAAAAATTATTGAGTTACGTAAATAA